In Candidatus Cloacimonadota bacterium, a single genomic region encodes these proteins:
- a CDS encoding D-tyrosyl-tRNA(Tyr) deacylase has product FGAFMQVSLVNDGPVTIILER; this is encoded by the coding sequence TTCGGAGCATTTATGCAGGTTTCTCTGGTGAATGATGGTCCGGTAACGATAATTCTGGAAAGATGA